TGGACACGATCCCCGGCACCGATGTCCTCAGACTTCGGATGGCTGAACCGCCCCTAATCGTCGAAAAACCCGGAGCAGAGCTCACGGATGTCGCGTGGATTCAGCGGGGACACATAGCGGTATCAGCGCTTGCCGCCCGCCCGCCCGCGTTCTATCCCAATGCGGCACAGGTGCCACCCGGACGACAGGCCGCCAGGTTCTGCGACGCACAAACTATTTTCGTTCACGAAAAGGAGTGACAGCGTGATGTCAAAATCAACAAACGCCTTTGCCCCGTTAGATCACATGCCCTTTAACTGGTTTCAATGGCGCTCCATGATCACTACCGGGATGGGCGTCTTCACGGATGGTTACGATTTATCGTCCGTGGGCATTGTTTTAACGTTGGTGTTGGCCAGTTTTGGGGTCCATTCGTTAACCGGACTGCAAAGCTCTCTCTTAGCCGGTTCCGCCTTAATTGGCGCAGCGGTCGGAGCCGTGCTGTTTGGATTCTTGGGCAACCGCGGTCGTAAAGCATTTTATGGCTGGGATGTGACCATTATGGCGGTGGGGGCAATCCTCCAAGCCATCGTGCCGAATGTGGACGCGTTAATTGCCGTGCGGTTTATCATGGGCATAGGGATTGGAGCGGATTATGTTCTGTCGCCCGTGATTATGGCGGAACATGCCAATGCCCGGGACCGCGGCAAAACCATCGCTGCCGGCTTCGGCTTGACGTGGGGACTCGGAGCCACCACGGCGGCGGCCTTGTACCTGGCCCTCGTCGCGGCCCACGTGCCTCCCGGCCTCATTTGGCGCATAGTGCTCGGATTTGGGGCCGTGCCAGCCCTGTCCGTTATTGCCCTGCGCCGTAAGATGCCTGAAACGGCCCGGTTTCTCGGCCGCATCAAGGGCCAAGCCGATGAGGCCCGAGCCGTGATCACACAGGCGACCCAGGTCACCCCGCCAGCGGACTGGGCGGTCTCGGCCGATCGCCGATCGTTCCACGAGTTTTGGACGACCCATGGTAGCCGCATCATCGTCGCGTCGGTCTTATGGTTTCTCTTTGATATGGTAGCATATTCTGGGATTCTTTTTGGTCCCTCCCTTATCGCGAAAGGGTTAGGACTCTCCCCGGGGACGTTTCAACTGCTCATGGAATTTGCGTTTGTCGTGCCCGGAGCCCTCATTGCCCTGCTATTGATCGATCGGTGGGGTCGCAAACCTCTACAGGTCTTGGGATTCGTGGGCATTGCGGCCACGTTAGCGGCGTTTGGGGTCTACCAACAAAGCAGCCACGCCGTACCGCTCTTCAGCTTGTTACTCTATGGGGGGTACAACCTGGTATCTCAAGCCGGTCCGGGATCGGTGTCCGCGGCGGGGATGTTGGGCGTGGAGTTAGCCCCCACCAAGATTCGGAGCGTGGTACAAGGCGTAACCGTCGCCTCCGGACGGGTAGGCGCCTCCCTCAGCGCATTTGTCTTTCCCGCGTTATTTCATCACTGGGGGGAATCGGGTGCCGTGGGATTTTTAGCGAGCATCGGGCTGCTTGCGGCAGGGATTACCCTGATCGGCGTTCCCGAAACGCGCCAGCGGTCGTTGGAAGACACGGCGCGAGATGCCGATGAGCCCGCCAGGCATCTAAGCGAAGCGTGGGCCCCCGATATTTGATGGCGCACCACGCCACTACGGCATGAAATGACCCCACCCGTGGCATGCACTGTGCCTCGGGTGGGGCTTTGGATGGGATCGTCCCTCGTTAATAACTCCTCTTTCGCACGTGCTGGGTGAAAGCCGTGGAATTTATCCCGAGAGTCTAGGGGGCACTGGCGTGGTAATCGCGTCTGTGAAACCCCATGCGGCCAACATGGCCGCCACCGGCTGGGGATGAACCGCCGGGACAACGAGTTGCCGGGTCTGGGCATCAAGGGGCATGACGGTTTAACCCCCAATATCTAGACAAATCGTCTGATCGCATGGGATCGCTCACGATAACGATGAGAGGGAATAAATTTCTATATCATGGGGTTGTGAAGCTTCCTGCGCTCTTGTCGACGCATTATAGCCCGGCCGCTCCGGGGGGTATCCTCCGCGATGCCGTGGCTTCGTAGCGCTTGCAACGCGTGCAAGCGGCACAGGACTGGGCGGTGACGTTTGTCTTCATCACCAATCTGCCGGCCTCCTCCTTTGATGCCCGCCGACTGCTCGAAGAACCCACAGGCCAGACGGTCATCGAACAACGTTTTCTCTTAAGTCCCCTAATGACCCGGACAAAACGAATCCACAACGGGCGTTGGCCATGGTTTCGCTGGAGGTGGAGAACGGGGCGTGATAGGCTGGAATAGCTCACGCCATAACCCTTTGGCCTGATCTGTCCAACATCACGCCCCGCGAGGCTCCAGGTCCAGCGAATCGCGACTTGTCCAGAATTAGGGGTTAGGGGGTTAAACCAGCACGTCTTGATCGACAACCCCCGAGTACCATCGACGAAGGATTGCTACCTTTCATAGCGTTTTGGCCCCGCCTGCAGATTGTGTGGAGGGGCGTGGATAGGGATTTTGTTGAATTCTTTAAAGTGTTCTATGGCATCCACACAAACAGACATCTGGGCGATCGACAAATCGCTGAACCCGAAATTCCGACACTTGACAGGACGTCGTGTGCCCCACACGTAATGACGTCGCGCGATCAAGGCATTAGTCTCCGACATTCGAGCGGCTTAGGTGACCAGCCGAACGCGTATTACCAGCGGGAGGTGTCCGTTCTCCTACCAGAGTCTGTCTAGTTTTGTCGCAATAGGTCGATTAATATTCTACACCGTAATCAGTAAATTAGGAGGATTTTTAACCAATATCGAGAAGAAATTAGGAGAATTTACACAAAAGAGGTGATTTTAGGTGGAGTCCCTACAGTGTCTAAATATAGATGAAATGACTATGAACGGGGGTAGTATTGGATCTGGACTCGAATATGTCGGTGGCGGATTGGGTTTGTGGGGTTCGGCAATAATGGCGTTTGCCGTAGCATTAGCTCCCGAAACTGGAGGTGTTAGTCTAGCAGCAGCTGGATTAGGTTTATCGATATTGGGTGATGCGGCGATTGGATACGGGTTAGGGACTTTGTCCCGATAGTTACGACGTCACATACTTCGTTAAGTGCTTTTAACTTATCGTTTTAATGGCTTCAGGAGGTGAATGTTTATGATGGCCCTTTCAGACATGGAGATCACTCAATATGAAGGCGGAAATTTTGGAGATGTTGTAATCGGCCTCGGGGGTATTTTAGTGGGAACAGTTGGTTTAATGACGGCTCCGGAATTGGCTCCTGCATGGCTTACGATGTACAGAGTTGGAGCGGGTATGGTCATTGCGGGAGGAGTAATGTCCACCGTTGGAGGATTTCTCACGTAGGACGTAATCTCCATGCATAGGGGATGGTTACCTATCCTTTATGCATTTTCTTGTGGGAGGATGTCATGAAATCTGGGTTGTTCGGTTATTACGCATGGCCTATTAAACTCCTCTATGGTGTGACGGTTTTCCTTTTTGTTGCGTTGTTTTTCTATGCCCTGCAAACAGGTGGAGGATGGGCTTGGATGGGGTACGCCGTAGGGATGGTGCTGGTGTTCGCCGGCCTGTTGTTTCTCTATTCCCAACGAATTTTTGTCGATATCAATGGCCACGGGGTATTTATTCGGCAGAGACTCATCGATGTTTCCACCCGAATTAAATACATTGTACCTTTAGGACCCGGCAAATTTATGATTTATTTTAATCCTCTCTACCAATTATACGTCGTCGGTGATCTTCATGAAGTTCAACAGGCATGGTCTGTTCTAGCGTCTCGGTTTCCTGTTGAAAAGCCGCCACGAAACGAAAAGGCGAAACAAATGTGACTAATTCGTGCGGCCCGACAATCAGTTCCATTGCTTCGAGTCGTAGCACCAGTATGTGCTTACTCAATAGTTTGGAGGATTTAAGATGGGGTTAGCAAAGAAATCCATGATTCGCCTTTCGGATGTTCCTTTTCATTTTCAATTGGCGTCCAACGATTGTGCACCAGCTTGTGTGTTAGCAATAGCGGAATATTATGGAATTTCGATTTCGCTCGATGAACTTAGACGGCGACTGGTAACCGATCCTGACCGCGGTACACTACTGAAATATTTTTCTGAGGGATTGTCTGATATTTTCGACGTCTCCATAGGCCGCCAGTCATTGCCGCGAATTGAGGCCGATCTTACCCCGTTTATTGCATTTTTTTCGCAACAAGCACATTTTGTGGTCGTCTGGCATGTTCATGAGAACGGTGTAACAGTCGGCGATCCGGGCGTTGGCGTGTCAACCTTGTCTCTCTCGGCCTTACTCCAACACTGGGACGGCATCACGATAGTTCTCCGACCTCGACCGCACGTCCCGCGGCAGGCGGTTTATAAGACCCGACCAATTTCTGCGGCCAAGATTGCCCGCGAACTCTTTCGCGGCAGGAGCGGGGCCATCGGCATTGTTGCAGTGCCCGCGACCCTCTTGGGCATATCCAATGCTTTCTTTTCTATGATTTTTCCGTATTATCTTTCCCGATTGCATCTGTTAGCGTTGCTCACGGCAGCGTTTATCCTAGTGGACATGGGCTTATCTGCCACTACGTCATGGGCTTATGCACGTTCTCAACGGGACTTGAGCTACGCGCTTGTCCATCAGATTGAACCGGTTTTTGAGCGAATTAATAAGCGATTTTATACGTTGGGGGATGGATATACTCGGTTTCAGGACATTCAAAGTCTCGTTGGTGTAGTTTTAGGCTTGGCTCGAGATTTGCCATACACCGTGGTGATTTGGATAGGGGCCGTGGGTTACTTGGGACGTCATCACATCGGGCTGGTATTGGTTCTCATCGGTCTCATGATTTTGTTGCTTACGGGCCTTACGCCCTTTGTCTTACGGGTTCGGGATTATCTTTATCAAATCCGCTTGCGTTCAGCTCGGCTAAACAACGAATTACGACGGTTCTGGGACGGCACGTCGCTGGATGCCCTTATGCATGCGTGGGACAACCTGATTCAGGCGGTTTATCGGCAAACACTGTGGGGGATTCCCGTGTCGTCAGCTGTCAGTCAAACATCATTGTTAGGGATTTTGGTCGTGGCCTTATTAGTTGGTTTAGGGGGTGATCATGCTCCTTATCTGGCTCCTTTACTTAGCGTCGTATTTTTGGTCAATTATGTGACGAGTGCCTCTCATAGCCTTTACCAGAAGTATGTGGCCTGGCAAATCGCCCGTCCCTCTGTCTATCGCTTATTCGACTTTTGAAGAGGGGCTGAATGATGGAGCAGGGATTAGTGATACGGCGCACTCACGGATTATGGTATGGGTTGAGTGTGACCGTGGGCATCGGACTGATTGCAGTGGGTTTAATTGTAACGTGGCCCAGGAAGGGGCCTGGTAGCTCATCAGCTGTTTCTTCAACCGTAGCGATTCAGGGCGCGCTACAGGCCACTGTTGCTGTCGTGGGTTGGTGGCGAGCTGCTCCGACCGTGGCCCTAACTGCGCCACAATCCGGGGTCGTCCAATGGATGCCCGGAATTGGACTAGGATCAATCGTGAAACGGGGCCAGTCTTTAGTTCGCGTCAATCCGCCTGGACTTTCGGCTGAGCTTCAACAAGCCTATCTAACGTGGCAAGCCGCCATCGCTCAATCGGCTGCCGCACAAGCCCAGGTTCAGATCGCCCGGCATGCTGCTTCATCTGACCCATCTTCTGATCCAACCGTCGTGGCCGCGCAACAGACCGCTCAAGAAGCGGCTGACCAAGCCGACGCCGATTATGCGGCATGGCAGGCCCTCAAGGCCGAGTCGGCACCGTTGACGAGCCCAGAACGTGCGTTGGTCACGACAGCGACCCCAAGTGGCACGTATGTCTCCGCCGGCGAATCGCTGGGCCAACTCCAGCCACTTCAGCCCCCATCTCTGGCCTGGCAAGGCTTTGTGCCAGCCGGTCAAGTGTCATCGATTCATCCCGGAGACTCTCTTCTGAAGGATGGTCGGGCCATAGGTGTCGTTCGGGTGGTGGTGGCGTCGCCGGTGACCTACCAAGGAACTCAGGGATATTGGGTCTATGCGACCCGATTGAATCACACTTTCCCTACACTCTGGGGCGTCGCCCAGACGTTCGCCGTGGTAACGCGCCAGTGGCGCCATGCGGTTATTATTCCTAACACGGCCTATCGTCTCCTTCACGGGCAGGGGGGAGTGTATGTGTGGTATCATGGCCGTTGGCAATTTCGCCGGGTCGACGTACTAGGAACGTCCGCATGGCGCATGGCCGTGTCCGGACTGACTCCCGGGACTCGCATTGCCATCGGAGGAGTCGGTCATGCATCCTAACCAACCTCTCCTCCAATTAGTGGCATGCTGGAAATCATATCAGCTGCCAGATGGACGCCGTCGTCCGGTTTTAGGCGATGTCAATTTCACAATTTATCCTGGTGAAATTATTCTCATTCTTGGGGTTTCCGGTAGTGGGAAGTCCACCTTGGCGCGCTTGTTAGCATTATGGGATCCACCCGATACCGGCCAGATTTTAATAAACGGCAAACCTATACGGTTCTGTGGCTCCCAGCCTGCTTTGACCAGGCGGCGCATTGTCCTGGTTCCGCAGCATCTGGCCTTATTGCCGGGAGAAACAGTGTGGGGAAATATCTACAACATTCTCCGGTGGCAAATGCTCCAACCCATCGAACGGCTTCAACGCACGTGGGAAATGTTGGATGCCGTGGGCCTCATTCATTTTCGGGACCAACTCGCTGGGACACTATCGGGTGGTCAACAACAGCGATTGGCCTTGGCGCGGGCCCTAGCCTGTCAACCGGAAATTTTAATCGCGGACGAACCGACCCGATCGTTGGATGCGCAGATGGTGGAAAGGATTCGCGAAATTTTTCGGACATTCGCCGTGGGGAGCAGGAGTGTGGTTCTTATTAGCCATTTGACCATGGATGAGGAATTGGCCACACGCACGATGAAGCTTGTTGATGGGATGTTGACATGAAAGCACGGTGGGGGTATCGCCCGTACTCGGCGGTTTCGCTGTGGGGGCGCATAGCCGGATTAGGGTTAGCGACCATTATTCTCACTATTTCCATGGGACGCACGCTTTTTCTGGCCAATCAATTCCAGGTTCGCTTGGGATCGTTAGGAATCCGCAGTCTATATATTATGCCCAACCGTCCGCCCAATACCTTACAGTGGGGGATGGACCAGTGGATTCTCACCCATGCTTCCTCCGTGGCCG
The Sulfobacillus thermosulfidooxidans DNA segment above includes these coding regions:
- a CDS encoding MFS transporter, with protein sequence MSKSTNAFAPLDHMPFNWFQWRSMITTGMGVFTDGYDLSSVGIVLTLVLASFGVHSLTGLQSSLLAGSALIGAAVGAVLFGFLGNRGRKAFYGWDVTIMAVGAILQAIVPNVDALIAVRFIMGIGIGADYVLSPVIMAEHANARDRGKTIAAGFGLTWGLGATTAAALYLALVAAHVPPGLIWRIVLGFGAVPALSVIALRRKMPETARFLGRIKGQADEARAVITQATQVTPPADWAVSADRRSFHEFWTTHGSRIIVASVLWFLFDMVAYSGILFGPSLIAKGLGLSPGTFQLLMEFAFVVPGALIALLLIDRWGRKPLQVLGFVGIAATLAAFGVYQQSSHAVPLFSLLLYGGYNLVSQAGPGSVSAAGMLGVELAPTKIRSVVQGVTVASGRVGASLSAFVFPALFHHWGESGAVGFLASIGLLAAGITLIGVPETRQRSLEDTARDADEPARHLSEAWAPDI
- a CDS encoding cysteine peptidase family C39 domain-containing protein — translated: MGLAKKSMIRLSDVPFHFQLASNDCAPACVLAIAEYYGISISLDELRRRLVTDPDRGTLLKYFSEGLSDIFDVSIGRQSLPRIEADLTPFIAFFSQQAHFVVVWHVHENGVTVGDPGVGVSTLSLSALLQHWDGITIVLRPRPHVPRQAVYKTRPISAAKIARELFRGRSGAIGIVAVPATLLGISNAFFSMIFPYYLSRLHLLALLTAAFILVDMGLSATTSWAYARSQRDLSYALVHQIEPVFERINKRFYTLGDGYTRFQDIQSLVGVVLGLARDLPYTVVIWIGAVGYLGRHHIGLVLVLIGLMILLLTGLTPFVLRVRDYLYQIRLRSARLNNELRRFWDGTSLDALMHAWDNLIQAVYRQTLWGIPVSSAVSQTSLLGILVVALLVGLGGDHAPYLAPLLSVVFLVNYVTSASHSLYQKYVAWQIARPSVYRLFDF
- a CDS encoding ABC transporter ATP-binding protein, whose product is MHPNQPLLQLVACWKSYQLPDGRRRPVLGDVNFTIYPGEIILILGVSGSGKSTLARLLALWDPPDTGQILINGKPIRFCGSQPALTRRRIVLVPQHLALLPGETVWGNIYNILRWQMLQPIERLQRTWEMLDAVGLIHFRDQLAGTLSGGQQQRLALARALACQPEILIADEPTRSLDAQMVERIREIFRTFAVGSRSVVLISHLTMDEELATRTMKLVDGMLT